The Neorhodopirellula lusitana genome includes a window with the following:
- a CDS encoding FMN-binding glutamate synthase family protein produces MFTFLTNHWGLAGIGAIAGLVMLVFVYDVFIQKKHAIKHNFPIVGNIRYWLEMIGPEMRQYWVANDKEEMPFNRDERSWIYASSKGQNNNFGFGTTEQLYSIGYPIIKHAAFPFPEHKAEYAHKDKTYIPCLKTMGTVHQRRRPYQPQSVVNISAMSFGSLSANAVEAMNLGAQAAGCFHNTGEGGVSEYHCRGADLMWQIGTGYFGARNGDGRFSMDVVAQRVEENKHIRCIEIKLSQGAKPGKGGILPGVKVTAEIAATRDIPIGLDCISPNAHSEFDTVDELIDWIERLAERTGLPVGIKSAVGASGFWRKLATRMRQRGEGADFITIDGGEGGTGAAPLAFADHVSLPFKIGFARVYQIFQDEGISRDVVWIGSGKLGFPDRAVVAFAMGCDVIQIARESMMAIGCIQALKCHTGHCPAGIATQNRWLQAGLNVDDKSKRMARFIQSFRKELLSLSYACGYQHPCQFTGREIEFSTGVNQFSRLHDVLGYTRDDTGLKETRATDTSEPELVN; encoded by the coding sequence ATGTTTACCTTTCTGACGAACCACTGGGGCTTGGCGGGAATCGGCGCGATCGCCGGATTGGTCATGCTGGTCTTTGTGTACGACGTGTTCATTCAAAAGAAGCACGCAATCAAGCACAACTTTCCGATCGTTGGCAATATTCGATATTGGCTTGAGATGATCGGTCCCGAAATGCGTCAGTACTGGGTGGCAAACGACAAAGAAGAAATGCCGTTCAACCGAGATGAACGCAGTTGGATCTATGCCTCATCCAAAGGGCAAAACAATAACTTTGGATTCGGAACCACCGAGCAGCTTTACAGCATCGGCTATCCAATCATCAAACACGCCGCCTTCCCGTTTCCCGAACACAAGGCGGAGTACGCTCACAAGGACAAAACTTACATTCCGTGTTTGAAAACAATGGGGACGGTGCATCAACGCCGCCGACCCTATCAGCCGCAATCGGTCGTGAATATCTCCGCCATGTCATTCGGTTCGCTAAGCGCGAACGCGGTGGAGGCCATGAATTTGGGCGCGCAAGCGGCGGGCTGTTTTCACAATACCGGTGAAGGTGGCGTCAGTGAGTACCATTGCCGCGGTGCAGATTTGATGTGGCAAATTGGTACCGGCTATTTCGGTGCTAGAAACGGTGACGGCCGATTTTCAATGGACGTCGTCGCTCAGCGGGTAGAAGAGAACAAACATATTCGGTGTATCGAAATCAAACTTTCGCAAGGGGCTAAGCCAGGCAAAGGCGGGATTCTTCCGGGCGTGAAAGTGACTGCGGAGATCGCTGCGACTCGAGATATTCCAATCGGGCTGGATTGCATTTCGCCAAATGCGCATTCCGAGTTCGACACGGTGGACGAACTGATTGACTGGATCGAGCGACTGGCCGAGCGGACCGGGCTTCCCGTGGGGATTAAGAGTGCTGTGGGTGCGTCCGGATTTTGGCGAAAGCTTGCCACGCGGATGCGACAACGCGGGGAAGGTGCTGACTTCATTACGATCGACGGCGGCGAGGGAGGAACCGGAGCGGCACCGCTCGCATTTGCGGACCACGTCTCGCTACCCTTCAAGATTGGTTTCGCTCGTGTCTATCAGATCTTCCAAGATGAGGGCATCTCGCGGGACGTCGTCTGGATCGGAAGCGGCAAACTTGGGTTCCCTGATCGTGCCGTTGTTGCCTTCGCGATGGGCTGTGATGTGATTCAGATCGCTCGAGAATCGATGATGGCGATAGGCTGCATTCAAGCTTTGAAGTGTCACACCGGTCACTGCCCCGCTGGCATCGCGACGCAAAATCGCTGGCTGCAGGCTGGGCTCAACGTCGACGATAAATCGAAACGGATGGCTCGATTCATCCAAAGCTTCCGCAAAGAGTTGCTATCGCTTTCCTATGCATGTGGCTACCAGCATCCATGCCAGTTCACCGGTCGGGAAATTGAGTTCAGCACCGGTGTCAATCAGTTTTCACGTCTGCACGATGTCCTGGGATACACCCGTGATGATACCGGTTTGAAAGAAACCCGCGCGACAGATACTTCGGAACCAGAGTTGGTGAATTAG
- a CDS encoding glycosyltransferase family 39 protein, whose protein sequence is MRPSISKSLNRFALVWTGLLLMCAATGKIHPHLVSDTTSYLEYSFASAEDLCTQIRTPGYPAMLRVGSSLFGDNERGLQAIVILQIGLHAIAVCLWYPELIQWGMTKRTAAIACIAFAVTNTFWDHVNTIATDAPAMSLSVIMVALVAKTWRVGNRGNSRGRTCLIGGLAACVIAIRPAYLFLIPWLFLAMLVRPAESALVPQKKRFRDAIRIALIPVCVVLGWCAFRGSVVGEFGPLPFGHQNMAAVTTQLLDADELAALPGSSGELGYAIAQSRRDLYGIENRADATMTIDSRWDDMTYRVVIPAAEKTIPSGIVDQHQALTKLDRDIVLTYPLRYIKWCVLGFRRGVWGSFANIAMHSIYFPCLIGFAAWVMYRATQHSGPQTMDWSPLKPIVLIMISYAVMKIGFVTLTSPPVGRFSDAGMVFVPMGIAAFVMTLAGTQTAET, encoded by the coding sequence ATGCGGCCCTCCATTTCAAAGTCCTTGAATCGCTTTGCCCTCGTTTGGACTGGGCTACTCTTGATGTGCGCCGCAACCGGGAAAATTCACCCGCATCTTGTTTCCGATACAACCAGTTACCTGGAATATTCTTTTGCCTCCGCTGAGGATCTTTGCACACAAATCCGGACGCCGGGCTATCCCGCGATGCTACGCGTCGGCTCGTCTCTTTTCGGTGACAACGAGCGCGGCCTACAAGCCATCGTGATCCTGCAGATTGGTTTGCATGCGATTGCGGTTTGCTTGTGGTATCCAGAACTGATTCAGTGGGGAATGACCAAACGCACTGCCGCGATTGCCTGCATCGCGTTTGCCGTCACCAACACGTTCTGGGATCACGTCAACACGATTGCAACGGACGCCCCGGCGATGTCGTTGAGCGTGATCATGGTGGCCCTGGTCGCCAAGACTTGGCGGGTCGGCAACCGTGGCAACAGTCGAGGGCGAACATGTCTGATTGGCGGACTTGCGGCGTGCGTGATCGCGATCCGGCCTGCCTATTTGTTCCTGATTCCGTGGCTGTTTTTGGCCATGCTAGTTCGTCCTGCCGAATCCGCGTTGGTTCCACAGAAAAAGAGATTCCGTGATGCAATCCGGATCGCATTGATTCCTGTGTGCGTCGTTCTAGGTTGGTGTGCGTTCCGCGGATCCGTCGTGGGTGAGTTTGGCCCGCTGCCTTTCGGCCATCAAAACATGGCTGCGGTAACGACTCAGTTGCTCGACGCCGATGAACTGGCGGCGTTGCCTGGATCAAGCGGCGAACTTGGCTACGCGATCGCTCAATCTCGCCGTGATCTGTACGGGATCGAGAACCGCGCGGATGCCACCATGACCATCGACAGCCGGTGGGACGACATGACGTACCGAGTCGTCATCCCCGCCGCCGAGAAAACGATCCCGAGCGGGATTGTCGATCAACATCAGGCCCTCACCAAACTGGACCGGGACATCGTGTTGACCTATCCGCTTCGATACATCAAGTGGTGCGTCCTGGGGTTTCGCCGTGGCGTTTGGGGCTCGTTCGCGAATATAGCGATGCACTCCATCTACTTCCCATGCTTGATCGGGTTCGCGGCATGGGTGATGTATCGAGCGACACAGCACAGCGGCCCCCAGACCATGGACTGGTCACCACTGAAACCGATCGTCTTGATCATGATCAGCTACGCCGTGATGAAGATCGGTTTCGTTACATTAACGAGCCCACCAGTGGGCCGCTTTTCCGATGCCGGGATGGTGTTCGTCCCGATGGGCATCGCGGCCTTCGTGATGACACTGGCCGGCACACAAACAGCGGAGACCTGA
- a CDS encoding alpha-keto acid decarboxylase family protein, with protein sequence MTHSPVSAGEGVSIGQYLIKRLQDYGVQDVFGIPGDYVLAFYSELEKSPIQVVGCTREDNAGFAADAYARIKGMGALCVTYCVGGLSVCNSVAGAYAEKSPVVVISGAPGVSERTSGVLLHHMVRDFRTQLDVFEKFTIASTELSDPLVAFAEIDRVLDACDRFKRPVYIELPRDLVHVVPPSAHTYRVQHPKPDEEALAEAVQETIRCLQNAKNPIIIAGVELHRFGVQDRLLEMATRCQIPIAATILGKSVISERHPLFVGLYEGALGDAEVTRFVEQSDCILLLGTILSDVNLGAFTAKLDPRVCIHATSEAFRISHHHYHMVDFCEYLERLNSQLDIKASRPIPDSLRPQCVVEPDGSARDDAKVSADLPTASAQGLRTSEMMRELNRWLDVDTIVIADVGDALFASTELTIHDRGEFLGPAYYTSMGFSVPAALGAATAKPDHRVIVLVGDGAFQMTGQELSSLVRDGHAPIVIVLDNHGYGTERYLQKDRWDYNEIQPWSYADLPAVFGAPRGVFVETPEQFKAALKNARSQPDQLHLIHAKLEEDNASNTLKKLAEGLAKHVG encoded by the coding sequence ATGACCCATTCACCCGTTTCGGCTGGCGAGGGAGTTTCGATTGGCCAGTACCTGATCAAACGCTTGCAGGACTATGGAGTGCAGGACGTGTTCGGTATCCCAGGCGACTATGTCTTGGCCTTTTATAGCGAACTGGAAAAGAGTCCGATCCAAGTGGTCGGATGCACTCGCGAGGACAACGCTGGGTTCGCGGCGGATGCGTATGCGAGAATCAAGGGAATGGGGGCGCTCTGTGTGACTTATTGCGTGGGCGGGTTGAGTGTTTGTAATTCCGTCGCGGGCGCCTACGCTGAAAAGTCGCCGGTGGTCGTCATCTCCGGGGCACCGGGGGTGAGCGAGCGGACCAGCGGCGTGTTGCTGCATCACATGGTTCGTGATTTTCGGACTCAGCTCGATGTGTTCGAAAAATTCACGATCGCTTCGACTGAGTTGTCCGATCCGTTGGTGGCGTTCGCTGAAATCGATCGAGTTTTGGATGCCTGTGATCGATTTAAACGTCCGGTCTACATCGAGTTGCCGCGGGACCTGGTGCATGTCGTTCCACCGTCCGCGCACACCTATCGCGTCCAGCATCCAAAGCCAGACGAAGAGGCGCTGGCCGAAGCGGTTCAGGAAACGATTCGCTGTTTGCAGAACGCCAAGAACCCCATCATTATCGCTGGAGTCGAGTTGCACCGTTTTGGGGTTCAGGATCGATTGCTGGAGATGGCGACCCGATGCCAAATTCCGATCGCTGCTACGATTCTCGGCAAGAGCGTCATCAGTGAACGGCATCCCTTGTTCGTCGGTTTGTATGAGGGAGCGTTGGGCGACGCGGAGGTCACGCGGTTCGTCGAACAGAGCGATTGTATCTTGCTGCTTGGGACGATCTTGAGTGACGTGAACCTGGGCGCGTTCACGGCAAAGTTGGATCCCCGAGTTTGCATTCACGCGACCAGTGAAGCGTTTCGGATTTCACACCACCACTACCATATGGTGGATTTTTGCGAGTATCTCGAGCGTCTGAATAGTCAATTGGACATCAAGGCTTCTCGTCCGATTCCGGATTCGCTGCGACCGCAGTGTGTGGTCGAACCAGACGGTTCCGCACGTGATGATGCAAAGGTTTCGGCTGATCTTCCCACAGCATCGGCTCAAGGATTGCGAACCAGTGAAATGATGCGAGAACTCAACCGATGGCTTGATGTCGACACGATCGTGATTGCGGATGTGGGCGACGCTTTGTTCGCTTCAACGGAGCTCACCATTCACGATCGCGGTGAGTTTTTGGGGCCGGCTTATTACACGTCGATGGGGTTTAGTGTGCCCGCCGCATTGGGCGCCGCAACGGCCAAGCCGGATCACCGAGTGATCGTGTTGGTTGGGGATGGCGCGTTTCAAATGACGGGCCAGGAACTAAGCAGTTTGGTGCGAGATGGCCACGCGCCCATCGTGATCGTGTTAGACAACCACGGCTACGGGACCGAACGGTATCTGCAAAAAGACCGCTGGGACTACAACGAGATTCAGCCATGGTCGTACGCCGACTTACCCGCTGTCTTTGGTGCACCACGAGGGGTCTTCGTGGAAACTCCCGAGCAGTTCAAGGCGGCTTTGAAGAACGCTCGCAGCCAGCCTGATCAGTTGCATTTGATTCATGCCAAACTCGAAGAGGATAACGCCAGCAACACATTGAAAAAACTAGCCGAAGGGCTCGCCAAACATGTGGGCTGA